A stretch of the Panicum virgatum strain AP13 chromosome 9N, P.virgatum_v5, whole genome shotgun sequence genome encodes the following:
- the LOC120687676 gene encoding dehydration-responsive element-binding protein 1F-like has product MEQQRSRRPEEQRAGPSCGRRARAETRHPVYRGVRLRAGKWVSEIRELRKPSRIWLGTYPTPEMAAAAYDAAASALRGAGAALNFPDAARSLPAPASASPEDVRAAAAQAAAAMDGRLRHREPRGDGGGADDAMAIVDEDDLFEMPQLMMSMAEGLMMSPPALGPAAAAASMEADEEGVSLWDHS; this is encoded by the coding sequence ATGGAGCAGCAGCGGAGCCGGAGGCCGGAGGAGCAGAGGGCGGGGCCCTCatgcgggcggcgcgcgcgggcggagaCGCGGCACCCGGTGTACCGCGGGGTGCGGCTCCGCGCGGGGAAGTGGGTGTCGGAGATCCGCGAGCTGCGGAAGCCCAGCAGGATCTGGCTCGGCACGTACCCGACGCCCGAGATGGCCGCCGCGGCCTACgacgccgccgcgtcggcgctgcggggcgccggcgccgcgctcaACTTCCCCGACGCCGCGCGGTCGctcccggcgccggcctccgcgtCCCCGGAGGACGTCCGGGCCGCGgccgcccaggcggcggcggcgatggacggCCGCCTCCGTCATCGCGAgccgcgcggcgacggcggcggcgcggacgacgCCATGGCGATCGTGGACGAGGACGACCTGTTCGAGATGCCGCAGCTGATGATGAGCATGGCGGAGGGGCTGATGATGAGCCCGCCAGCGCTGGgccccgcggcggcagcggcgtcgaTGGAAGCCGATGAGGAAGGGGTCAGCCTGTGGGATCACTCTTGA
- the LOC120691381 gene encoding translation initiation factor IF-2-like — MPPPPGRPAPIRAAAALAPAGLGAAEARARRAAVHLLFAGRPPPACTAVGHRLAAASPATDPLLPPPPATSSPRLHAAFLLRPRGGTSRGWLWRDRAHASPLRGGGRRRLWQGRPASKHGVGRSPPPRGLPCARPRAPRTARSPRGRAAPPPRTGRTRTHGGVAANPRQGSGGAAADPRRGNGGAAAAAPSMAARGINGSRAEVGQHGYSGSPLSR, encoded by the exons ATGCCCCCaccccccggccggccggccccgatACGAGCCGCAGCCGCGCTTGCACCGGccgggctcggcgcggcggaggctcgggcgcggcgggcggccgtgCACCTCCTCTTCGCCGGGCGACCTCCTCCCGCGTGCACCGCCGTCGGCCaccggctcgccgccgcgtcgccggccacggaccccctcctccctccgccgccggccacctcctcgccgcgcctccATGCGGccttcctcctccggccgcggggcgggACGTCGCGCGGCTGGCTGTGGCGGGACCGCGCGCACGCGAGTCCGCTGCGCggcgggggacggcggcggctgtggcaggggcggccggcgagcaagCACGGCGTAGGAAGGTCTCCTCCCCCGCGCGGCCTCCCCTGCGCCCGCCCTCGAGCTCCACGGACGGCGCGCTCGCCacgaggccgcgccgcccctccgccgcgcaCGGGGAGGACACGAACGCACGGCGGGGTGGCGGCAAACCCACGGCAGGGCAGCGGAGGTGCAGCAGCAGACCCAAGGCGGGGCaacggaggcgcggcggcggcggcgcccagcatGGCCGCGCGGGGAATCAACGGCAGTAGAGCCGAGGTGGGCCAGCACGGATACAGCGGTTCTCCGCTATCCCGCTG A